In Clarias gariepinus isolate MV-2021 ecotype Netherlands chromosome 1, CGAR_prim_01v2, whole genome shotgun sequence, one DNA window encodes the following:
- the LOC128529911 gene encoding myeloid-associated differentiation marker homolog: MPLVVLQTSRPMWARLAALVFTCVAFSIAAHGGHLNDGMYDWCMFCWVFSFIGTLLVLIVEVMGLQARAPVSWNNFPITLACYAGLFCLSASIIFPLYYLKNSYTDKETRDYRIVSTVFSCLATVAYLVEVSLTRARPGEVAAYMATVPGLLKVCETFVASVIFVFISNPVSYDQHPALKWCMAVYCICFIISAAIVVMCVGECTGFLPFPFARFLSAYALLAVAMYLTATIIWPVFKFDSHHSGQSQRPYNCTYPCYWDKLVIVACLTGLNFLIYVADLVYSARLVFVRV; the protein is encoded by the coding sequence ATGCCCTTGGTTGTGCTTCAGACATCACGTCCGATGTGGGCCCGCCTGGCCGCACTCGTGTTCACTTGTGTGGCCTTTAGCATAGCTGCTCATGGTGGGCATCTAAATGACGGCATGTATGACTGGTGCATGTTCTGCTGGGTGTTCAGCTTCATCGGCACACTCTTGGTGCTAATCGTGGAGGTGATGGGCCTTCAGGCGCGTGCACCTGTTTCATGGAACAACTTTCCCATCACGTTGGCATGCTACGCAGGTCTGTTTTGCCTTTCTGCTTCCATCATCTTCCCGTTGTACTACCTGAAGAACAGTTATACGGATAAGGAGACACGTGACTACAGGATCGTCAGCACCGTTTTTTCCTGCCTGGCCACAGTGGCGTACCTAGTGGAGGTGAGCCTGACGAGGGCGCGTCCCGGTGAAGTCGCCGCCTACATGGCGACAGTACCCGGCCTTCTGAAGGTCTGTGAGACATTTGTAGCCAGTGTCATTTTTGTGTTCATCAGTAATCCTGTGTCATATGATCAACATCCAGCATTGAAATGGTGCATGGCTGTGTACTGTATCTGCTTCATTATATCTGCCGCCATTGTCGTGATGTGCGTTGGAGAGTGTACAGGCTTCCTTCCTTTCCCATTTGCCCGTTTCCTCTCTGCTTATGCCTTATTGGCTGTTGCGATGTACCTCACTGCTACTATCATCTGGCCAGTGTTTAAGTTCGACAGCCATCACAGTGGTCAGTCTCAAAGGCCCTATAATTGTACTTATCCCTGTTATTGGGATAAACTGGTGATCGTAGCCTGTCTGACAGGCCTTAACTTCCTGATCTATGTGGCAGATCTTGTGTATTCTGCACGCCTCGTGTTTGTCCGTGTTTGA